The following proteins are co-located in the Mesorhizobium sp. M1E.F.Ca.ET.045.02.1.1 genome:
- a CDS encoding LysR family transcriptional regulator, which produces MDSVDLQGIVAFVHAVEAGSFTGAGERLRVTKSAIGKSVARLEQRLGVRLLNRTTRSLSPTSEGASYYEACVRALAEIEAGQALLASRRQVPSGRLRVDVPLAFGRTCVAPVLFGISSRFPELTIEISFNDRRVDLIEEGIDLAVRMGDLDDSLSLAARRIYAQRSAIFAAPAYLERHGRPRSIDDLAGHSVIGYGREGVVRPWTIRDADGRLTTFVPKARLVLGHGEPMLDAALAGCGITFLPTWLAADSLKRGELEMVLSDCLVENIVVHAVWPVTRALTPKVRVVIDALVEHFSAPPWDAV; this is translated from the coding sequence GTGGATTCGGTAGACCTGCAAGGCATTGTCGCATTCGTCCACGCCGTGGAGGCCGGCAGCTTCACCGGCGCCGGCGAACGGCTGCGTGTAACGAAGTCCGCCATCGGCAAATCCGTCGCGCGGTTGGAGCAGCGGCTCGGTGTTCGCTTGCTTAACCGCACCACCCGCAGCCTCAGCCCCACCAGCGAAGGCGCGAGCTATTACGAAGCCTGCGTGCGGGCCCTGGCCGAGATCGAGGCCGGGCAGGCGCTGCTCGCCTCACGCCGGCAGGTTCCGTCCGGCAGGCTGCGCGTCGACGTGCCGCTTGCCTTTGGCCGCACATGCGTCGCCCCGGTGCTGTTCGGCATCTCCAGCCGTTTCCCGGAGCTGACGATCGAGATCTCCTTCAACGACCGGCGCGTCGACCTGATCGAGGAAGGCATCGACCTTGCGGTGCGCATGGGCGATCTCGACGACAGCCTGTCGCTCGCGGCGCGCCGCATCTACGCCCAACGCTCGGCAATCTTCGCGGCTCCCGCCTATCTCGAAAGGCACGGCAGGCCGCGGTCCATCGACGACCTCGCCGGCCACAGCGTCATCGGCTATGGGCGTGAGGGCGTTGTTCGTCCCTGGACCATAAGGGACGCCGACGGCCGTCTGACGACATTCGTGCCCAAGGCCAGGCTCGTCCTCGGCCACGGCGAACCGATGCTCGATGCGGCCCTTGCAGGCTGCGGCATCACCTTTCTGCCGACCTGGCTGGCAGCCGACAGCCTGAAGCGCGGCGAGCTTGAAATGGTCCTGTCCGACTGTCTGGTCGAAAACATCGTCGTGCACGCGGTCTGGCCGGTGACGCGCGCGCTCACGCCGAAGGTCCGGGTCGTCATCGACGCGCTCGTCGAACATTTTTCGGCGCCGCCCTGGGATGCCGTCTGA